One region of Jatrophihabitans cynanchi genomic DNA includes:
- a CDS encoding MFS transporter, with the protein MVVLDATIVNIALQDIKGALHFSPAGLSWVVNAYTLTFGGLLLLGARAGDLLGRKRVFLAGIALFALASLAGGFAQNPGELLTARAIQGIGGALASPSALALLMTMFPGTRERTRAIGLYTAVSIGGAAVGLIAGGMLSEWASWRWVLFVNVPIGLALLVIARPVLIETPRRSGHFDLLGALTSTLGMTALVYGFVHAASDGWSNAGTIGSFAAGLVLLAAFIRTESRAESPITPLRLFADRNRASAYLARLLLVAGMMGMFFFLTQLLRGVLGYSDLKTGFAFLPLTVMVFLGSQLSSRGLVERFGEKVVMVGGITLSTTGMALLTQLNEHSGYLALVVPLLIFGAGNGLAFVPLTTAALDGVAPEDSGAASGLVNVMQQVGGSLGLSVLVTVFGTASSNAADNLRPGLSAAEAARHVFVAGAHSAFWAASVFLLATWLLVAFAIRRRPAAPDVDYTDAELEAELQAVLAE; encoded by the coding sequence ATGGTGGTGCTGGACGCGACCATCGTGAACATCGCGCTGCAGGACATCAAGGGCGCGCTGCACTTCTCCCCCGCCGGGCTGTCCTGGGTCGTGAACGCCTACACCCTCACGTTCGGCGGACTGTTGCTCCTGGGCGCCCGGGCCGGCGACCTGCTCGGTCGCAAGCGCGTCTTCCTCGCGGGCATCGCCCTGTTCGCCCTGGCCTCACTGGCCGGCGGCTTCGCCCAGAACCCGGGCGAACTGCTCACCGCGCGCGCCATCCAGGGCATCGGCGGCGCACTCGCCTCGCCCTCCGCGCTGGCGCTGCTCATGACCATGTTCCCCGGGACCCGCGAGCGCACCCGCGCGATCGGGCTCTACACCGCGGTCTCGATCGGCGGCGCCGCTGTCGGCCTGATCGCCGGCGGGATGCTCTCGGAGTGGGCGTCCTGGCGGTGGGTGCTGTTCGTGAACGTGCCGATCGGTCTGGCACTGCTCGTGATCGCGCGCCCGGTGCTGATCGAGACGCCGCGGCGCAGCGGTCACTTCGACCTGCTCGGGGCGCTGACGTCCACGCTCGGGATGACCGCGCTGGTCTACGGCTTCGTGCACGCTGCCAGCGACGGCTGGTCGAACGCCGGGACGATCGGCTCGTTCGCCGCGGGCCTGGTGCTACTGGCCGCGTTCATCCGCACCGAGTCGCGGGCGGAGTCGCCGATCACGCCGCTTCGGCTGTTCGCCGACCGCAACCGCGCCAGCGCGTACCTGGCCCGGCTGCTGCTGGTGGCCGGGATGATGGGGATGTTCTTCTTCCTCACCCAGCTGCTGCGCGGAGTGCTCGGCTACAGCGACCTGAAGACCGGCTTCGCGTTCCTGCCGCTGACCGTGATGGTGTTCCTGGGCTCGCAGCTGAGTTCACGCGGGCTGGTCGAGCGGTTCGGCGAGAAGGTTGTGATGGTCGGCGGGATCACCCTGTCCACCACCGGCATGGCGCTGCTGACCCAGCTGAACGAGCACAGCGGCTACCTCGCCCTCGTGGTCCCGCTGCTGATCTTCGGCGCGGGCAACGGGCTAGCGTTCGTGCCGCTGACCACCGCCGCACTGGACGGGGTGGCACCGGAGGACTCCGGGGCCGCGTCGGGCCTGGTGAACGTCATGCAGCAGGTGGGCGGCTCGTTGGGCCTGTCCGTGCTGGTCACCGTGTTCGGCACGGCGAGCAGCAACGCTGCAGACAATCTGCGCCCGGGGCTGTCGGCGGCCGAGGCCGCGCGGCACGTATTCGTCGCGGGTGCGCACTCGGCGTTCTGGGCGGCCAGCGTCTTCCTGCTGGCCACCTGGCTGCTGGTCGCGTTCGCGATCCGGCGCCGCCCCGCGGCACCGGACGTGGACTACACCGACGCCGAGCTCGAAGCGGAGTTGCAGGCCGTCCTGGCCGAATAG
- a CDS encoding S9 family peptidase, translating to MDADHEGHPSDTGPFADPARYTTLPRLTGLALSPDGSRLVACVQQPDSKGARYVSCIWQIPLQGGEPVRLTRSERGEASPAFLPSGELLFISARSGGSEGSDGTGDGTADDEAALWLLPAGGEARLIARSPGGVASPVVAADSGTVVVSGSRLAWTAPDGDDGARRKTRAERGVSAILHTGMPIRHWDHELGEESPRLLAFGGGELRDLTPHAGQALHETSCSITADGTTVVTNWRSRRRGGRFDRVLVGIDVASGEHTVLADEDGIDYVAPVISPDGTMIAVGRNFGGDYERPLAESVQLRRTDGSSEPVLPDLGDVFPHEWAFSRDSRTLYVAGDLHGRGAVVAVDAATGAATHLLAVDASYSCLCPSPDGRYVYALRSAVECAPTPVRLDTRIEAQVPRPLPTPAPTPQLPGTLVELDTTAPDGSTLHGWLCLPPAGEQPCPVMLWIHGGPFSSWNSWSWRWNPWVAVARGYAVLLPDPALSTGYGEGSLRRAWPHRAGVVWRDLETLLDDVLDRFDLDRDHVACLGASFGGYMTNWIAGHTDRFGAIVTHAGLWALDQQHATTDGAQWKTGIFGTPAEHPDWYAENSPHNFVDNIATPMLIVHGNRDYRVPISEALRLWWDLVSRYDGTPETMPHRFLQLTGENHWVLSPANAQLWYDTVLGFCDQHVLGRECLPSTLL from the coding sequence ATGGACGCTGATCATGAAGGGCACCCGTCCGACACCGGCCCGTTCGCCGATCCGGCCCGCTACACCACGCTGCCGAGGCTGACCGGGCTCGCGCTGAGCCCGGACGGGTCGCGGCTCGTCGCCTGCGTACAGCAGCCGGACAGCAAGGGTGCGCGGTACGTCTCCTGCATCTGGCAGATCCCGCTGCAGGGCGGCGAGCCGGTGCGCCTCACCCGCTCGGAGCGGGGCGAGGCGTCGCCCGCCTTCCTGCCGAGCGGCGAGCTGCTGTTCATCTCCGCCCGCTCGGGCGGCAGCGAAGGCAGCGACGGCACCGGTGACGGGACCGCCGACGACGAAGCGGCGCTGTGGCTCCTTCCGGCCGGCGGCGAAGCGCGGCTGATCGCCCGCAGCCCGGGTGGCGTGGCCAGCCCGGTGGTGGCCGCCGATTCGGGGACGGTCGTGGTCAGCGGCAGCCGGCTGGCCTGGACCGCCCCGGACGGCGACGACGGCGCCCGCCGCAAGACCCGCGCCGAGCGCGGGGTCAGCGCGATCCTGCACACCGGCATGCCGATCCGGCACTGGGATCACGAGCTGGGCGAGGAGTCGCCGCGTCTGCTCGCATTCGGCGGCGGGGAGCTGCGCGATCTGACGCCGCACGCCGGCCAGGCGCTGCACGAGACGTCCTGCTCGATCACCGCCGACGGCACGACCGTCGTGACGAACTGGCGATCGCGCCGTCGCGGCGGCCGGTTCGACCGCGTTCTCGTCGGAATCGACGTCGCGTCCGGCGAGCACACCGTGCTCGCCGACGAGGACGGGATCGACTACGTCGCGCCGGTGATCTCGCCCGACGGCACGATGATCGCTGTCGGACGCAACTTCGGCGGTGACTACGAGCGGCCGCTCGCCGAATCGGTGCAGCTGCGCCGGACGGACGGATCGAGCGAGCCGGTGCTGCCGGACCTCGGCGACGTGTTCCCGCACGAATGGGCGTTCTCCCGCGATTCGCGCACGCTCTACGTCGCCGGTGACCTGCACGGTCGCGGTGCCGTGGTGGCCGTGGACGCAGCCACCGGGGCGGCGACCCATCTGCTCGCGGTGGACGCCTCGTACTCCTGCCTGTGCCCGAGCCCGGACGGCCGATACGTCTACGCGCTGCGTTCGGCCGTCGAGTGCGCGCCCACACCGGTCCGGCTGGACACCAGGATCGAGGCCCAGGTTCCGCGCCCGCTGCCGACCCCCGCGCCCACCCCGCAGCTGCCCGGCACGCTCGTGGAGCTCGACACCACGGCACCGGACGGCAGCACGCTGCACGGCTGGCTCTGCCTTCCCCCAGCCGGTGAGCAGCCTTGTCCGGTGATGCTGTGGATCCACGGCGGGCCGTTCAGCTCGTGGAACTCCTGGTCGTGGCGCTGGAACCCGTGGGTCGCGGTTGCCCGCGGGTACGCGGTGCTGCTGCCCGACCCGGCGCTGTCGACGGGCTACGGAGAGGGATCCCTGCGGCGCGCCTGGCCGCACCGTGCCGGCGTCGTGTGGCGCGACCTGGAGACGCTGCTCGACGACGTCCTCGACCGGTTCGATCTCGACCGCGATCACGTCGCCTGCCTGGGTGCGTCCTTCGGCGGCTACATGACGAACTGGATCGCCGGGCACACCGACCGGTTCGGCGCGATCGTCACGCATGCCGGGCTGTGGGCGCTGGACCAGCAGCACGCCACCACAGACGGTGCGCAGTGGAAGACCGGCATCTTCGGTACGCCGGCCGAGCACCCGGACTGGTACGCGGAGAACAGCCCGCACAACTTCGTCGACAACATCGCCACCCCGATGCTGATCGTGCACGGCAACCGCGACTACCGGGTGCCGATCAGCGAGGCGTTGCGGCTGTGGTGGGACCTGGTCAGCCGTTACGACGGAACGCCGGAGACGATGCCGCACCGCTTCCTGCAGCTGACCGGCGAGAACCATTGGGTGCTCTCGCCGGCCAACGCGCAGCTCTGGTACGACACCGTCCTGGGCTTCTGCGACCAGCACGTGCTCGGCCGCGAGTGTCTGCCGAGCACGTTGCTGTGA